A stretch of Leptolyngbya subtilissima AS-A7 DNA encodes these proteins:
- the cobO gene encoding cob(I)yrinic acid a,c-diamide adenosyltransferase, with product MTQPTDRLDATAAALNQEAEAANLSEEQYRRKMQRRQEVQQQRIAERNVEKGLVIINTGNGKGKTTAALGMVLRSLGHGYKVAIVQFIKGAWEPAEKAVLERFGAQLTFQAMGEGFTWDTQDRDRDTQTAQNAWETALSYIRNPEYKTILLDEINIALKHGFLSADQVVAGLAEKPEMTHVILTGRGAPQALIDKADLVTEMTLVKHPFREQGIKAQPGIEF from the coding sequence ATGACTCAACCTACCGATCGCCTCGACGCCACCGCCGCTGCCCTCAACCAAGAGGCTGAAGCAGCCAACCTGTCAGAGGAGCAGTATCGCCGCAAAATGCAGCGCCGCCAGGAGGTGCAGCAGCAGCGTATCGCCGAGCGCAATGTTGAAAAGGGTTTGGTGATTATCAACACCGGCAACGGCAAGGGCAAGACCACCGCCGCCCTGGGCATGGTGCTACGCTCCCTCGGCCATGGCTATAAAGTAGCGATCGTGCAGTTCATCAAAGGCGCATGGGAACCGGCGGAGAAGGCGGTGCTGGAGCGGTTTGGCGCCCAGCTCACCTTCCAAGCCATGGGCGAAGGGTTTACCTGGGATACGCAGGATCGCGATCGCGATACCCAAACCGCCCAAAACGCTTGGGAAACAGCTCTTTCTTACATTCGTAACCCCGAGTACAAAACCATCCTGCTCGACGAAATTAACATTGCTCTCAAGCACGGTTTTTTGAGCGCTGATCAAGTGGTGGCGGGGCTGGCCGAAAAGCCGGAAATGACCCACGTCATTCTCACCGGGCGAGGTGCACCCCAAGCACTGATTGACAAGGCCGACCTGGTGACGGAGATGACCTTGGTAAAGCACCCCTTCCGCGAACAGGGAATTAAAGCCCAACCGGGCATCGAATTTTAG
- a CDS encoding oxygenase MpaB family protein, which yields MDRYATLRHIQSLDPERDHSEICCLLAGYEFPWDVTRALEVALLRTFCIPSVSALLDRTGEFRHHAQKRYDDTGIVVSEAFKHGYDSPRGAAFIQRMNAIHRHYAISNHDFLYVLSTFVYEPIRWCDRFGWRPFCEQERQACYYFWRAIGDRMGLQDIPPTYEAFEQFNREFEAEHFAYAPTNQRVADATRHMLLSWFPAVTRPVVNWGLPCLLDPPLLAALGWQPVPVAVQQLANTALKARSRLLRRLPPRTEPDFFVDQSIRSYPESYTVEDIGPEALRSRL from the coding sequence ATGGATCGCTACGCCACCCTACGCCACATCCAAAGCCTCGACCCCGAGCGTGACCACTCCGAAATCTGCTGCCTGCTGGCAGGCTACGAATTCCCCTGGGATGTAACCCGCGCCCTGGAAGTTGCCCTGCTGCGGACGTTTTGCATCCCCAGCGTGTCGGCGCTGCTCGATCGCACCGGTGAGTTTCGCCACCACGCTCAAAAGCGCTACGACGACACCGGCATTGTGGTGTCTGAAGCGTTCAAGCACGGCTACGACAGCCCCCGAGGCGCCGCGTTTATTCAGCGCATGAATGCCATTCACCGCCACTACGCCATTAGCAACCACGACTTCCTCTACGTGCTCTCAACCTTTGTGTATGAGCCAATTCGGTGGTGCGATCGCTTTGGCTGGCGGCCCTTCTGCGAGCAAGAGCGACAGGCCTGCTACTACTTCTGGCGAGCAATTGGCGATCGCATGGGCCTTCAAGACATTCCGCCGACCTACGAGGCGTTTGAGCAGTTTAACCGCGAGTTTGAAGCCGAGCATTTTGCCTACGCCCCCACCAACCAGCGGGTCGCCGACGCCACCCGCCACATGCTGCTGTCCTGGTTCCCGGCTGTCACCCGGCCGGTGGTGAACTGGGGTCTGCCCTGCCTGCTCGACCCGCCCTTGCTAGCAGCGCTGGGATGGCAGCCGGTGCCGGTGGCAGTGCAGCAGTTGGCTAACACCGCCCTCAAAGCTCGCAGTCGCCTATTGCGTCGCCTGCCGCCGCGCACCGAGCCCGATTTCTTTGTCGATCAATCCATTCGCAGCTATCCCGAGAGCTATACCGTGGAAGATATTGGGCCAGAGGCGCTGCGATCGCGGCTTTAG
- a CDS encoding GIY-YIG nuclease family protein, which produces MPSDYQPSLLSDTDLRAADLSWAYNRPAGATMLADELQGWKQRVAQFQATVKSDPPVQGTLFEVASDSSADTIDPFTLPPRNAEFWRGQFQESGVPALYFVVDHDAAVLLYVGETVKSNQRWKGVHDCKRYILSYVEAHRVHQLPVAVNIGFWPHADCDRKARQRLEQELICRWRSPFNKENWATWSTPFVGGKLDA; this is translated from the coding sequence ATGCCCTCCGACTATCAGCCCTCCTTGCTCTCCGATACCGATCTGCGGGCGGCGGATCTGTCCTGGGCCTACAACCGTCCGGCGGGAGCGACCATGCTAGCCGACGAACTCCAGGGCTGGAAGCAGCGCGTGGCCCAGTTTCAGGCCACCGTCAAGTCTGATCCGCCGGTACAGGGGACGCTGTTTGAGGTAGCCAGCGATTCATCTGCGGATACGATTGATCCCTTTACCCTGCCGCCCCGCAATGCCGAGTTTTGGCGGGGACAGTTTCAAGAGTCGGGGGTGCCCGCCCTGTATTTTGTGGTCGATCACGACGCGGCGGTGCTGCTCTACGTGGGCGAAACTGTCAAGTCAAACCAGCGCTGGAAAGGGGTGCACGACTGCAAGCGCTACATTCTTAGCTATGTGGAAGCCCATCGGGTTCACCAGCTGCCTGTAGCGGTAAACATTGGCTTTTGGCCCCACGCCGACTGCGATCGCAAGGCCCGTCAGAGGCTAGAGCAAGAGCTAATTTGCCGCTGGCGATCGCCCTTTAATAAAGAAAACTGGGCAACGTGGAGCACTCCATTTGTAGGCGGCAAGCTGGATGCCTAG
- a CDS encoding YggT family protein — MSQRPNGHSEFERDRELIHNQEVYRLRQEHDRLRAAQRRARLAWVRNSIVLLVGALEVLLALRLFLRLSSANPNNPFAQTIYTLSEPFMRPFSTLFISPTSADATQIFDLNNLIAMAIYALLGGLAIALVNYLQGPGFQNR, encoded by the coding sequence ATGAGCCAAAGACCCAACGGACACAGTGAGTTTGAACGCGACCGAGAACTCATTCACAACCAGGAGGTCTATCGTCTCAGGCAGGAGCACGATCGGTTGCGGGCAGCCCAGCGACGGGCTCGGTTGGCCTGGGTGCGCAACTCTATTGTGCTGCTGGTCGGGGCGTTAGAGGTGCTGCTGGCGCTGCGGTTGTTCTTGCGATTGTCCAGCGCTAACCCCAACAACCCCTTTGCCCAAACCATTTATACCTTGTCAGAACCGTTCATGCGGCCGTTCTCGACTCTCTTTATCAGCCCCACCAGCGCTGACGCCACTCAGATTTTTGACCTCAACAACTTGATCGCCATGGCCATCTATGCCCTGCTGGGGGGCCTGGCGATCGCCCTAGTCAACTACCTTCAAGGTCCAGGATTTCAGAATCGTTAG
- a CDS encoding GNAT family N-acetyltransferase — translation MQSRNLWFEPLTAAHADELFSILVTPSVLAFIDSPASLPSRADLREEYANRARGPVDLANERRFNVAVRLKTLLAPAIGRLEATGYGEWGEVAYLFGEAWWGKGLAFEAMLWWHGYLATTAPQTVWWAMVHPANDRSIRLLHRLGYEEMEFSQSPNLRSYDVGDRCFVRSTT, via the coding sequence ATGCAGAGCAGGAACCTATGGTTTGAGCCACTGACTGCGGCCCATGCCGACGAGCTCTTCTCGATTTTGGTCACTCCCTCGGTTCTGGCTTTTATCGATTCGCCTGCAAGTCTGCCAAGTCGCGCAGACCTCAGAGAAGAATACGCCAACCGAGCGAGGGGACCCGTGGATTTAGCTAACGAGCGACGGTTCAATGTAGCTGTACGGTTGAAAACCCTTCTCGCTCCAGCGATTGGACGCCTTGAGGCAACTGGGTACGGCGAGTGGGGAGAGGTAGCCTATCTGTTTGGCGAAGCTTGGTGGGGAAAAGGATTAGCCTTTGAAGCGATGCTCTGGTGGCATGGTTACTTGGCAACTACCGCCCCCCAAACTGTATGGTGGGCGATGGTGCACCCAGCTAACGACAGGAGTATACGACTGCTGCACAGGCTAGGGTACGAGGAAATGGAATTTAGCCAGTCCCCCAACCTGCGCTCCTACGATGTCGGCGATCGCTGCTTTGTCCGATCTACTACCTAG
- a CDS encoding TRC40/GET3/ArsA family transport-energizing ATPase, producing the protein MRVLLMTGKGGVGKTSVAAATGLRCAELGYKTLVLSTDPAHSLADSFDIELGHEPRLVQPNLWGAELDALMELEGNWGAVKRYITDVLQARGLEGIEAEELAILPGMDEIFSLVRMKRHHDEGEYDVLIIDSAPTGTALRLLSLPEVAGWYMRKLYKPFQAVSEALRPLVQPFFRPVAGFNLPTKEVMDAPYEFYEQLIELEKVLTDAGTTSVRLVTNPEKMVIKESLRAHAYLSLYNVGTDLVIANRIIPDEVQDPFFQRMKEKQQQYRHEIHENFHPLPVKEAPLFAEELCGLESLQRLKETLYTDEDPTQVYYKETTLRVVQEEGSYSLELYLPGIPKDQIELSKSADELNVRIGNHRRNLVLPQALAALQPAGAKMEDDYLKIRFASAG; encoded by the coding sequence ATGCGGGTATTGTTAATGACCGGTAAAGGCGGCGTCGGCAAAACCTCCGTCGCAGCCGCCACAGGCCTGCGCTGCGCAGAACTGGGCTACAAAACCCTGGTTCTGAGCACCGATCCCGCTCACTCCCTGGCAGATAGCTTCGATATCGAACTAGGCCACGAGCCTCGCCTGGTGCAGCCCAACCTGTGGGGCGCAGAACTCGACGCCCTGATGGAACTCGAAGGCAACTGGGGCGCGGTGAAGCGCTACATCACCGACGTACTTCAGGCCCGCGGTCTCGAAGGCATTGAGGCCGAAGAGCTGGCCATTCTTCCCGGCATGGATGAAATTTTTAGCCTGGTGCGCATGAAGCGCCACCACGACGAAGGCGAGTACGACGTGCTGATTATCGACTCAGCTCCCACTGGCACCGCCTTGCGCTTGCTCAGCCTACCCGAGGTGGCGGGCTGGTACATGCGCAAACTCTACAAACCCTTCCAGGCCGTTTCCGAAGCCCTGCGACCCCTGGTGCAGCCCTTCTTTCGCCCGGTGGCGGGCTTTAACCTGCCCACCAAAGAGGTGATGGATGCTCCCTACGAATTTTACGAGCAGCTGATCGAGCTAGAGAAAGTGCTCACCGACGCGGGCACCACCTCCGTACGTTTGGTCACCAACCCCGAAAAAATGGTGATTAAAGAATCGCTCCGGGCCCATGCCTACCTCAGCCTTTACAACGTGGGTACCGATCTGGTGATCGCCAACCGCATCATCCCCGACGAAGTGCAGGACCCCTTCTTCCAGCGGATGAAGGAAAAGCAGCAGCAGTATAGGCACGAAATTCATGAGAACTTTCATCCGCTGCCGGTGAAAGAGGCGCCCCTATTTGCCGAAGAACTGTGTGGCTTAGAATCTCTCCAGCGCCTCAAAGAAACCCTCTATACCGACGAAGACCCCACTCAGGTCTACTACAAAGAGACCACCCTGCGCGTGGTGCAAGAGGAAGGCAGCTACAGCCTGGAACTCTATCTGCCTGGCATTCCCAAGGACCAGATTGAGCTGAGCAAGTCGGCAGACGAGCTGAATGTGCGCATCGGCAACCACCGCCGCAACTTAGTGCTGCCCCAGGCTTTGGCGGCCCTGCAACCCGCTGGGGCCAAGATGGAAGACGACTACTTGAAGATTCGCTTCGCTAGTGCTGGCTAG
- a CDS encoding YebC/PmpR family DNA-binding transcriptional regulator — protein sequence MAGHSKWANIKRQKARVDAVKGKVFAKMSREIIVAARQGGDPAGNFQLRTAIDKAKAAGVPNDNIDRAIAKGSGSLSADNSFEAIRYEGYGPGGVAILIEALTDNRNRTAADLRAAFSKSNGNLGETGCVGWMFEQKGVVTIVHPGDEETLLEAAMEAGAETYELTTVLGRRDEEIPAAELFCAPADLETFDTSLKAQGLTVQQAELRWLPSNTLVVDAPDQARLLVKLMDALEDLDDVQSVTANFDMAEELMDAIAA from the coding sequence ATGGCAGGTCATAGCAAGTGGGCCAACATCAAGCGCCAAAAGGCGCGGGTCGATGCCGTCAAGGGCAAAGTCTTCGCTAAGATGTCGCGGGAAATCATTGTGGCGGCACGCCAGGGGGGTGACCCGGCGGGCAACTTTCAGCTGCGCACGGCAATCGATAAAGCGAAGGCGGCAGGGGTGCCCAACGACAATATCGATCGCGCGATCGCCAAAGGTTCCGGCAGCCTCAGTGCCGACAATAGCTTCGAGGCTATCCGCTACGAGGGCTACGGCCCCGGCGGCGTCGCCATCCTAATCGAAGCCCTCACCGACAACCGCAACCGCACCGCCGCCGATCTGCGCGCCGCCTTCAGCAAGAGCAACGGCAACCTGGGCGAAACCGGCTGCGTCGGCTGGATGTTTGAGCAAAAAGGCGTCGTCACCATCGTCCACCCCGGCGACGAAGAAACCCTGCTCGAAGCTGCCATGGAGGCCGGGGCCGAGACCTACGAACTGACCACGGTGCTAGGTCGTCGCGACGAAGAAATTCCCGCCGCCGAGCTATTCTGCGCCCCCGCCGATCTAGAGACCTTCGACACCAGCCTTAAGGCCCAGGGATTAACCGTCCAACAGGCAGAGCTCCGCTGGCTGCCCAGCAATACGCTGGTTGTCGATGCCCCCGACCAGGCCCGTCTGTTGGTCAAACTGATGGACGCCCTCGAAGATCTCGACGACGTGCAATCCGTCACCGCCAACTTTGATATGGCAGAAGAGTTAATGGATGCGATCGCAGCTTAG
- a CDS encoding glucokinase, giving the protein MTYLLAGDIGGTKTILRLVEASEPSPSTPVILKNEFERTYSSQAYPDLVPMVKEFLHQAAVDSGHTYAPKRACFAIAGPVVENTSSLTNLAWSLEGDRLQIELELDRVELINDFEAVGYGVFGLAAEDIHTLQAGDPDSNAPVAIIGAGTGLGQGFALATSGRPLVFPSEGGHADFAPRSELEFQLMRYLLDKHQISRVSVERVVSGQGIVAIYQFLRDREFATETPEIAEAIAAWERQTGLSTKTVDPGAVIAQAAVGCRDRLSHKAMEIFVSAYGAEAGNLALKLLPYGGLYVAGGIAAKNLDAMTAGAFLEAFTHKGRVSPLLDRVPVHIVLNPQVGLIGAALRAAAPLVNS; this is encoded by the coding sequence ATGACCTATCTGCTTGCCGGTGATATTGGTGGCACCAAAACCATTCTGCGCCTGGTCGAAGCCAGCGAACCCAGTCCATCGACCCCGGTGATTCTCAAAAACGAGTTTGAGCGCACTTACTCCAGCCAGGCCTACCCCGACCTGGTGCCTATGGTGAAAGAGTTTTTGCACCAGGCCGCTGTGGACTCCGGGCACACCTACGCGCCTAAGCGAGCCTGCTTTGCGATCGCCGGACCAGTTGTAGAAAACACCTCCAGCCTGACCAACTTGGCCTGGTCGCTAGAGGGCGATCGCCTCCAGATCGAACTCGAACTCGACCGGGTTGAGCTGATCAACGACTTTGAAGCCGTTGGCTACGGGGTCTTTGGTCTCGCGGCCGAAGACATCCACACCCTGCAAGCGGGCGACCCTGATAGCAATGCCCCAGTGGCCATCATTGGCGCGGGCACCGGCCTGGGTCAGGGGTTTGCCCTAGCCACGAGCGGGCGTCCCCTAGTGTTTCCGTCTGAAGGGGGGCACGCCGACTTCGCGCCCCGCTCAGAGCTAGAGTTTCAGCTGATGCGCTACCTGCTCGATAAGCACCAGATCTCGCGCGTGTCGGTGGAGCGAGTGGTGTCGGGTCAAGGCATTGTGGCGATCTACCAATTTTTGCGCGATCGCGAGTTCGCCACCGAGACCCCAGAGATCGCTGAAGCGATCGCCGCTTGGGAACGCCAAACCGGCCTCTCCACCAAAACCGTTGACCCCGGCGCCGTCATCGCCCAGGCCGCCGTGGGCTGCCGCGATCGCCTCTCCCACAAAGCCATGGAAATTTTTGTCTCCGCCTACGGGGCCGAGGCAGGCAACCTCGCTCTCAAACTGCTGCCCTACGGTGGCCTCTATGTGGCCGGGGGCATCGCCGCCAAAAACCTCGACGCTATGACTGCCGGAGCTTTCCTCGAAGCCTTTACCCACAAGGGCCGCGTTAGCCCTCTGCTCGATCGGGTACCGGTTCACATTGTGCTCAACCCTCAGGTGGGCCTGATTGGAGCTGCCTTGCGCGCCGCTGCCCCGTTAGTCAATTCCTGA
- the larE gene encoding ATP-dependent sacrificial sulfur transferase LarE produces MVSQKLDQLKALFATMDRALIAYSGGIDSTLVAKVAYDVLGDRALAVTANSPSLMPADLEEAQVQAAAIGIAHEIVATHELDNPNYAANPINRCYFCKSELHDTLKPLALERGYPYVVDGVNADDLGDYRPGIQAAQERGARSPLAEVGITKFEVREISRLLGLPWWDKPAQPCLSSRFPYGEAITLEKLRRVGQAELYLRHLGLRQLRVRSQADTARIEIPVENIKEFVAATDLEALVKALQDYGFTYVTLDLEGFRSGKLNQDLPATVVSPPERSSHDLSACR; encoded by the coding sequence ATGGTGTCGCAAAAACTTGACCAGCTCAAAGCCCTATTCGCCACGATGGATCGGGCGCTGATCGCCTACTCGGGCGGCATCGACAGTACCCTGGTGGCCAAGGTCGCTTACGACGTGCTGGGCGATCGCGCCCTTGCCGTCACTGCCAACTCTCCCTCACTCATGCCCGCTGATTTAGAAGAAGCCCAGGTGCAGGCAGCGGCGATCGGCATTGCTCACGAAATTGTCGCCACCCACGAGCTGGATAATCCCAACTACGCGGCCAATCCCATCAACCGCTGCTACTTCTGCAAGAGCGAGCTGCACGACACTCTCAAGCCCTTGGCCCTAGAGCGGGGCTACCCCTACGTGGTGGATGGCGTCAATGCCGATGATCTGGGCGACTACCGCCCCGGCATTCAGGCGGCGCAAGAGCGCGGTGCCAGATCACCTCTGGCTGAAGTGGGCATCACCAAGTTTGAGGTACGCGAGATCTCGCGCCTACTGGGGCTGCCCTGGTGGGATAAACCGGCCCAGCCTTGCCTGAGTTCGCGCTTTCCCTACGGCGAGGCCATCACCCTAGAAAAGCTGCGGCGGGTGGGCCAGGCAGAGCTGTACCTGCGGCATTTGGGGCTGCGGCAGCTCAGGGTGCGATCGCAGGCTGACACCGCCCGTATTGAAATTCCTGTCGAAAATATTAAAGAATTTGTAGCTGCCACCGATCTTGAAGCCCTGGTAAAGGCGCTGCAAGACTACGGTTTCACCTACGTCACCCTTGATCTAGAGGGCTTTCGCAGCGGTAAGCTAAACCAGGATCTGCCCGCAACTGTCGTTAGCCCCCCAGAACGTTCCAGCCATGACCTATCTGCTTGCCGGTGA
- a CDS encoding glycosyltransferase family 4 protein: protein MRILMISTTFPYPPTLGGTQIRTFYLLKHLAQRHEVTLVTQRSDEVTDEEVDALSTHVDKLTCFPRPTAADLQPGIGGKISRFAHFLATGTPPSTTYLHTPAMQQWIDDWVEGGHCDAITCEHSVNEVFVRPSYRQRVKKVVVDIHSSFYGTLVNQLETGTAEKPLRDRLNLPLLRRYERRYAQKFTDLVITTEEDRQFFTPIAGATPLHIVPNGVDLVQFPYRPTDPSGRSMVFVGAMDYIANVDTAKFLAQAILPPLRQRYPDATLYLVGNKPTLEVRALGNLPGVVVTGRVPSVAEYLHRATVCVVPMRMGFGIKNKTLEAMAAGVPVLASDRGLEGLAVDQPQRALRANTVDEYVEAIAQLFDQPELRATLSARGRELIEDTFTWERAGQAYEAVLNS, encoded by the coding sequence ATGCGAATTTTGATGATCTCCACGACGTTTCCCTACCCGCCGACCCTAGGGGGCACCCAAATTCGCACCTTTTACCTGCTCAAGCACCTGGCCCAGCGCCATGAGGTCACGCTGGTAACGCAGCGATCTGACGAAGTAACGGATGAAGAGGTCGATGCCCTATCCACCCATGTGGATAAACTAACGTGCTTTCCTCGCCCCACCGCCGCAGACCTTCAGCCAGGGATAGGAGGAAAAATTAGCCGCTTTGCCCACTTTCTCGCTACGGGCACACCCCCCAGCACTACCTACCTGCACACCCCTGCCATGCAGCAGTGGATCGATGACTGGGTAGAGGGCGGCCACTGCGACGCCATTACCTGTGAGCACAGCGTCAATGAAGTGTTCGTGCGCCCCAGCTATCGTCAGCGAGTCAAGAAAGTAGTGGTCGATATCCACAGCTCGTTTTACGGAACTCTGGTCAATCAGCTAGAGACTGGAACGGCGGAGAAGCCGCTGCGCGATCGCCTCAACCTGCCTTTGCTGCGCCGCTACGAACGCCGCTACGCCCAAAAATTCACCGACCTGGTAATCACTACTGAGGAAGACCGACAGTTCTTTACCCCGATCGCCGGGGCTACTCCCCTGCATATTGTTCCTAACGGTGTGGATCTGGTGCAGTTTCCCTATCGCCCCACCGACCCCAGCGGCCGCAGCATGGTTTTTGTCGGCGCGATGGACTATATCGCCAACGTAGACACCGCCAAGTTTCTAGCTCAAGCCATTTTGCCGCCTCTGCGCCAGCGCTACCCTGACGCCACCCTCTACCTGGTAGGCAACAAACCCACGTTAGAAGTGCGGGCGTTAGGTAATCTGCCGGGAGTCGTCGTCACTGGACGGGTGCCATCGGTGGCGGAATATCTGCACCGGGCAACGGTGTGTGTGGTGCCCATGCGCATGGGCTTTGGCATTAAGAATAAAACTCTAGAAGCGATGGCGGCGGGGGTGCCGGTATTGGCGAGCGATCGCGGTCTCGAAGGTCTCGCCGTAGACCAGCCCCAGCGGGCGCTGCGGGCCAACACGGTAGATGAGTATGTAGAGGCGATCGCCCAACTCTTCGACCAGCCCGAACTGCGTGCCACCCTATCGGCGCGCGGTCGCGAGCTAATTGAAGACACCTTTACCTGGGAGCGAGCCGGGCAAGCTTACGAAGCCGTGCTGAACAGTTGA
- a CDS encoding glycosyltransferase produces the protein MAVPTVTTDAAQPMVYPSVSVIVPIYNGEADLPGLVERLMGQQYPADRVEFLLVDNGSCDRTPDLLQAAATTAASQGIQLRAITYSSIQSSYAARNAGIIAARGDILAFTDADCHPEPSWLGALVQPFADHYVGLVAGEIQALPSQNWLERYADRQGTLSQHNTLNHAFLPYGQTANLAVRVEVLGTVGLFRPHLTTGGDADLCWRIQQATEWQLVHAANAVVYHRHRDSLKGLRSQWYRYGCSNRYLHDLHGVDLMRPLTAKEIRYRLLRWGLKELPQATVKLLNGRGTGLELAITPLDLWCAHARTQGQAQAKLSETAHAITRLGEPG, from the coding sequence ATGGCGGTTCCCACTGTGACAACCGATGCGGCTCAGCCGATGGTCTATCCCTCGGTGTCGGTGATTGTGCCTATCTACAACGGTGAGGCCGATTTGCCCGGACTAGTAGAACGGCTAATGGGGCAGCAGTATCCGGCCGATCGCGTCGAATTTTTGCTGGTGGACAATGGTAGCTGCGATCGCACCCCCGATCTCCTGCAAGCCGCCGCCACAACCGCTGCCTCCCAAGGTATTCAGCTGCGGGCCATCACCTACAGCTCCATCCAAAGCTCCTACGCCGCCCGCAACGCTGGCATCATCGCCGCCAGGGGTGACATTCTCGCCTTTACCGACGCCGATTGTCATCCTGAGCCTAGCTGGCTCGGCGCCCTGGTACAGCCCTTTGCCGACCATTATGTCGGGTTGGTGGCGGGGGAAATTCAGGCCCTACCCAGCCAAAACTGGCTAGAGCGCTATGCCGATCGCCAAGGCACCCTGTCCCAGCACAACACCCTCAACCATGCTTTTTTGCCCTACGGCCAGACGGCAAACCTAGCGGTGCGGGTCGAAGTTTTGGGTACAGTTGGACTCTTCCGGCCCCATTTGACCACGGGCGGTGACGCTGACCTGTGCTGGCGCATTCAGCAAGCCACTGAATGGCAACTCGTCCACGCCGCCAATGCCGTGGTCTACCATCGCCATCGAGATAGTCTGAAGGGGCTGCGGAGCCAGTGGTACCGCTATGGCTGCTCAAACCGCTACCTGCACGATCTGCACGGCGTAGATCTGATGCGCCCCCTCACCGCAAAAGAAATACGCTATCGTCTGCTGCGCTGGGGCCTGAAAGAACTGCCCCAGGCAACCGTTAAGCTCCTGAATGGACGCGGCACCGGTTTGGAGCTAGCGATCACTCCGCTGGACCTGTGGTGCGCCCACGCCCGCACCCAAGGACAGGCCCAGGCCAAGCTATCCGAGACTGCCCACGCCATTACTCGTTTGGGGGAACCAGGCTGA
- a CDS encoding phosphodiester glycosidase family protein, with protein MTVGLAVTLGLSGCAPVPDAALEDVVPAEPAMPPVYEVVSLPAATVHVVTIPDPVRYPVQVAVVDELARVDQIASQLCGAEGCVTAALNAGFFDPNNGLTTSYVVKDGALVADPNQNERLIGNPDLASYMDKILNRSEFRRYDCGGTPSYDITFHQDPVPTGCVLVDAVGAGPQLLPQDTSVEEGFIDRATRRDALGSQSLNARSAVGLKADGSVVMVMVAQVPEVSPSGMTMGEVAAFLGDRGVTQALNLDGGSSSTLMYGGTTHYGRLNNSGELVQRPVKSILWVENLQLQ; from the coding sequence TTGACTGTTGGTCTTGCTGTCACTCTAGGCCTATCGGGCTGTGCCCCTGTCCCGGATGCGGCTTTAGAGGATGTCGTTCCGGCGGAACCCGCGATGCCTCCGGTTTACGAAGTCGTCAGCTTACCCGCTGCAACAGTGCATGTGGTCACTATTCCCGACCCGGTGCGCTACCCGGTGCAGGTGGCGGTGGTGGATGAGCTAGCGCGAGTTGACCAGATCGCCTCCCAACTTTGTGGGGCTGAAGGGTGCGTAACTGCCGCCCTTAACGCAGGTTTTTTTGACCCAAACAATGGCCTCACTACTTCCTACGTCGTGAAGGATGGCGCCCTGGTGGCCGATCCCAACCAAAACGAGCGACTGATCGGCAACCCTGACCTAGCTAGCTACATGGATAAGATTTTGAATCGCTCAGAATTTCGCCGCTACGATTGCGGTGGCACCCCAAGCTACGACATCACCTTCCATCAGGACCCTGTGCCCACGGGATGCGTCCTGGTGGATGCGGTGGGTGCTGGCCCTCAGCTGCTGCCCCAGGATACGTCGGTGGAGGAGGGTTTTATCGATCGCGCCACCCGCCGCGATGCCCTCGGTAGCCAGTCGCTCAATGCTCGCTCGGCGGTGGGCCTCAAGGCCGACGGCAGCGTGGTGATGGTGATGGTGGCCCAGGTGCCGGAAGTGTCGCCCTCAGGCATGACCATGGGGGAAGTGGCGGCCTTTCTGGGCGATCGCGGCGTCACTCAAGCCCTTAACCTCGACGGTGGCAGCTCCTCAACCTTGATGTATGGCGGCACTACCCACTACGGCCGTCTCAACAACTCCGGAGAACTAGTGCAGCGCCCGGTGAAATCGATTCTCTGGGTCGAAAATCTGCAACTGCAATAG